GTTGTTGGGGTAGTTAATATACAAAGAGGCGGAAATTCCCTATTCGACCCACGCGGTGGACAGGGAGATCAAGAGGCAGGAACCGGCTCGGGTGTTGTTTACAAAAAGGAGAACGGCAAAGCCTATATTGTAACTAACGCACATGTTATTGACGGAGCGTCAAAAGTGGAAGTAAGTCTTGTGGATGGAACAAGAGTAGAAGCGGAAGTTGTAGGCAGTGATGCTCTAACGGATTTAGCCGTATTAACGGTGGATGATGCAAACATCAAACAAGTTGCAAAATTCGGTGACTCTGATGCAATCACGCTTGGAGAACCGGTCATTGCTATTGGAAATCCATTAGGACTTGAATTTTTTGGATCTGTGACTCAAGGGATCATAAGTGGAAAAGAGCGGATTATTCCCGTTGATATAGATCAAAATGGCCAACCAGACTGGGAGGCAGATGTTATTCAAACAGATGCAGCCATTAATCCAGGTAACAGTGGTGGAGCACTTGTAAATCTTCGTGGTGAAGTCATAGGTATCAACTCCATGAAAATAGCTCAATCAAGAGTTGAGGGTATAGGATTTGCCATTCCAATCCGTGCTGTTCAACCAATCATTGAGGATCTTGAAAAACATAAAGAAGTACAAAGACCGTTTATGGGAGTGGGCTTGGCTTCACTTTCAGATGTTCCTCTTGAAGCACAAAGGTCTACTTTGAAGCTTTCGGAAGATGTGAAAAGTGGAATTGTCGTGACAGGAGTAGAACCGACTTCCCCTGCGGATAAAGCAGGTCTTAAACAATACGATGTTATCGTAAAACTAGATGACCAAGAAATAAAGGACGCACTTGGTTTAAGAAAATTCCTTTATAGCCAAAAGAATATCGGCGATACAATGAAAGTTACCTATTATCGTGATGGTAAATTAGAAGAAACAGAAATGAAACTAGTGAAGCAAATGTTCTAGAAGGATATGAAGATTAAATATGTATGTGTGAAAGTCCAATAATCTAATGAATAGAGGGATGAAAACATGCAAAAGACTGTTGAAAAAGCAAAAAAAGGAATCGATGTTAGGAAAATTGTTGATAAGTACAAAGCTAAAGGAATTAAGGTAGAAGTTGTAAAACCAAGGTTAGATCTAATTAAAGGCTTAAGCCCACAATAACTATATATACTCCCCCCCTTAAATATATATAGGCGACCTGTTATCAAGTTTGGTAACTGGTCGCCTTTTGTGTTTGTATTATAGTATTTTTAGCCAAATTAAAAAACCGGACACTTGTCACGGTTTTAAAAGGGGGAATTCTTTTATTTTGTAATTAATTCTTGAACCATGTATTTTTGATAGATGTGAATGATTTCTTCATCATCCATTCCTAGAACATCTTCACGCAGGTGGCCTTTGTTAGTCAATGTTTGTTCTACACTTTCACGTTCCATGTCCGTTAAAAAGTATCTCTTTGAAACTATCATCTTCAAGCACCTCGTTTGTTTTTTAGTATTTAATAATAGTATTCCCAGTTTAGTAGAATAATATACATTAAATCTAAAAAAACCGAAAAAAATTCTGAAATTACTCAAACTCCGCTGTTGATTTCCGCAAATGGCTTCGCTTTCCTAGGGGCGCTGCTGGAGTCTCCTAGGAAAGCCTGTGGGGTCTCCACCTAGCACTATCTCCCTCAGGAGTCTTCGCCTTTTGCTCCAATCAACAGCTGTAAATCATTATAAACCGCAGAAGTCTCGCGTCTTTCACTCCAACCAGCAAGGTGGAT
This window of the Sutcliffiella horikoshii genome carries:
- a CDS encoding S1C family serine protease; the encoded protein is MGYYDDHVTQKRTRKEKSFGKVVFAAVTGGVVGALGIVAMLPVLLDWGFYMDNNEAGTSETAPMSVETNSVVQTDQVEYEKIQTNITNAVENVSEAVVGVVNIQRGGNSLFDPRGGQGDQEAGTGSGVVYKKENGKAYIVTNAHVIDGASKVEVSLVDGTRVEAEVVGSDALTDLAVLTVDDANIKQVAKFGDSDAITLGEPVIAIGNPLGLEFFGSVTQGIISGKERIIPVDIDQNGQPDWEADVIQTDAAINPGNSGGALVNLRGEVIGINSMKIAQSRVEGIGFAIPIRAVQPIIEDLEKHKEVQRPFMGVGLASLSDVPLEAQRSTLKLSEDVKSGIVVTGVEPTSPADKAGLKQYDVIVKLDDQEIKDALGLRKFLYSQKNIGDTMKVTYYRDGKLEETEMKLVKQMF